Genomic DNA from Bemisia tabaci chromosome 2, PGI_BMITA_v3:
attgccgatgcgctcatcgtgatttttgagacattatcaatgagaaacaactcttatttttgctctagcaaaagtttggaATTACCTGACATAACCATCGTATTACTGTAAAATGCCATGTTGGGAATTTTCGAGCGACAATATACTTCACCAATGTTATGATTTTTATGTTAAGATTATTCTTGAACTCATGCACTTTTACCCTCATCACTCATCCGAGATCATTTCGCACTTCAGATGTTGCTCTCTCTTCGGTTTTTGAACAACACCAGATATATAGCTCCTACAAGTCTTCCCCTCTCTGATTTCGGCTTCTCACTCATTAACCCCCGCCGGCCACTTTAAGTCCGTCTCTTTGTCCGCGCCCACGAAAGCACGTACTGCTTTGAAATTCGTTCCAGTTTTTGTAAGGAAGCATTACCTCCACGCTACGTTGTTGATTCAAGCACAAATTATTTAACATTTCACGCGGACGTTCAAGTCCTCATACAGAAGGGTGGCAACGTTGCGCCAAGTCTCAAGATTTCCATTGAACACTCTTTGAATTGATTTTCACTTGAGGATATAGTCAACCCCCTGCTCTCTGAGCTTAAATTCAAAGGATACGTTGAGTatgcgttgccaattttccagaaaatttccaGTCAAATCAATAGGAATTTCTGTCAAATATATACAACGACAggaatatacagggttatccaaaagtcactgaccacccctgtaacttttttccaaattgggatagaagtttgaaactttggcaatgttcctcggtctacagtagcaactttttggtccccccaaaatttttgggggcggCCCCCTCTAAGGGAGGCGGGGgctacctttttttttcaaatggcaaccccccatttgtgatacctcattcgaaagataataaaaaaagaaaatttttggcgtaaaccgcaggtcaaaatgttgatttttgacaaaatggcggtcggtcaaatttcaaaatggcggaaatctgacatctccgttgtttattgacagATTGGCgttaaactcggaatcctagggttttccGAGACGAGGAAAAcaattctggcattggttttccagaaaagtcggtccttttcaaaatggcggcggtcaaaatggcggcctaccGCGGGatgtggatatttaggctgcctGCTTATCGtttgatttgcatgaaacttggtatttgGAGGTAtctcggcacgagaagaacgaatcttgcattggatttttgaaattccgacaaatttcaaaatggcggcggaaaaatggcgggatatcagttttacggcagtttaccgatggattcgtatgaaattcgatatcctggtggttttcggctggataaaaaggaatctttcattagattattgaaatactaaataatcgatatcgaatttcatgcaaatccatcggtaaacagttCAGTGAAAGTTCAGTTCGACAAACCAGTTCAACATacagaaagttcagtttgacaaaccagtTAGACGAacagaaaaatcaatttgacaaacagcaatttgattgcagtttgacTGTACCATAGTATGTAGGTAATAGAACAACGCATCTCCACTAGTTTCATGCTGAAAAGAAGCTATATTCATAATTAGTTTTTCTCTAGTTCACTAAGCCAGCCTTCTGTAGCATTAGACACGTTCGGTCTCTCATAAGCGTTTCGTTGTAAGCTGAATGTTTTTTGAGTGAAAGACTTACATTCGTGACCTTGTTGACAAATTCGGAAACCTTTTCAACTCCACCTACGATGCTTTTTCCGACTCGGTTGAATTTGTCACCATCATTGCCATATTTCTCTTCCTCAGTTATAGTGTCCACAATCGGCATGGGCTGTAAGTCAAAGAGACAAGAAATAAGAGTGAAAAACCGTCAAGTTATAATAGTTTCATAAAATAACATTGATGTTGATGGTTTGAGCGTGCTCCTTAGCGCAAGAATTTCCTTCCAGAATATGCTTACCTACCttacattttctttctttcttttttttctttttttttttgcattactACCCAAATATTTAAATGTGTCTACAGATGGTTTGACCTCGATATACTTAGACGTAGGTGACGTGAAAACACATTTAATAATAACATATTATGCGTCCTCTGAGAAACATCCTTAATATTCGACGAAGTCATAAACTTTAAAAGGCATGAATGcataatgaaaaaagaaaacttacatGCTTTTATGTCCAAAAGATACATTAATTTACATGTATCACAATTAACCTGGAAAGATAGTTGAAGCCTTAAATCCAATTTACTAAACGTAAAATGCAGTTTAAGTTTACCttaaatttttgggtttttttttttcaaatctaaaattaatctctcgtaatttttcaaagtgatcttttttttatatttccgAAGCACTTCCCACGGCATACAACAAATAATATACAGCGACATCCAAATAAATGACAAATCCTCTTAAATGCCAGCATAGTGCTGACACAGAAGAGAGCTAGcggaagtttaaaaaataacacgaatgtaaatcgccttcaattatgaAACAAGCAACTTGTCCTACAGTTGTGCATCTGTTGCTTTGGTAGCCGGCCGGCGCCTTCTGCAGTTGAAGTCTTCATCAATATGATTTAGTCACGCATAATGACTACAGGGTGTATTTTACCCTGCTATACTACGTTTGAATATTAAAATTCTGCAAATTGTTCAGTCCTTTAAGTTTAACCCTATTAGTATTCTATACTTGTGTAAATATTGTAGTATGCTTAAGTATGTCAACATACAGAATAGGACTACCAAAACCTATTGTGCCTAGCTTAAATAAATGTGTTCAAACCTTGAGAAAACATTTAAATCCCTCTCCTCTTAAATCTTATTCTTTTCCCTTCTTCACGTTTTTGTCCGATGTCTAATACGTACTCATGTCACAAATGGATCGGTCATTCTAAAAAATACTTAAGCGCCAGAAATGAAAGTgcaagaaaaataggaaaaactaTATTTTTTGACCCGTTTTAAATCTTAAAGTAAGGAACACGGTTATTAACGAACtgaataatttaatattttggagCTTTGAGATTTGAGACGAGTGGATCCAGTTTTGTGGTGTGTTTTCCTTgtatattttaaatttggcaCTTAAGTATTTTGAGAATGAGAAATGAGCCTGttacaaaattgttttattgctTTCGTCGAGAGAACTAAGGATCCTGATGTCGCAAGAGTTTTCCTGGAGTTTTTTGCCCtccagaacccccccccccccaaaaaaaaaaaaaatcaacttaaaaacgctcCATAATTCGAATTTCAAAACAGTCATTTTTAGGCGGGAACGGATCCGGTACGTTCGTGACGTTATAGTAGGtacatgacaaacctggtctcTTCATCATTTACCATATGTATTTCTCCCCAAGGAATTGGCAGTCGCTCAATGAAGAGACCAAGTTTGTCATGCACTGTGACGTCACCAGTGTACCGGAACCGTTCCCGCGTAAAAGATACCGTTTTGAATGGATCGGTTcctgaaacagatttttttgagttgggggggggggggggtgagatcAAGATGTTTTAATAGcaccatcgttcttttcgtgaaatttgccattgGAATCAGTTATCAATTCGTGAATCCcggcaccttgcaacaggcccattgtaatgGATCTTATTCGATACACCgcacaggtgagattgtatatCAACATAGATTGGTTTattgtaaacatagcctcaaaagtcaatcgagtaatctgcaTGAGGGAATGGGTTCttatgatagattttttattcttacgaGTACAAAATGgtactgaaaaatgaaattgttcggaattttcttattttcagcttttcttacttaaatcccaaaatttttgttagatattatgttctattgttttgaagcaAACGATGTATgaaaccactatcgaatacagTCTATATGAGGAGGCCGACGTTGTGAATCTATGAGACTGGGAATGGGGTTAAGGTGAATCTACAGCGGTGCGTAGTAAGAAATTTTTCCGCGCAGGgagcgccaccgctgtgttttgaatttttggtctaCGCTAtcagagtccgtacagctccacaTAAGTCCTTattgagcttttatgaaagttaagGGAATTTCTGTTgaaatcgaagagtcataagttccagctataacatttttcttcctattgacaCGATAAAAGACGTGAAAAGTAATATCTGAGCTCTGAAACtcgatcccagaaaaaagtagggttaagcatgatgaccttggtGCAACCGATCGCGAATGATCATTCTCAGCggttgcagatatctctctctcACCGTGAGCTATCTCTCCCTTACTTACAGATATCccataagagaaactgggatcaagttttAGCTTTTATTATTGAACTTTCGAGGCTCCCGTTTGTTTCTAGGCATTTCAGAcctatgctgctagaacttatgagtcttaaaacttaatatacagggttattcaaaagtcacgcacctcTGACCATGACTTTAGTTCTgatcgagatatcgatttgcgggTTGTGACGTTTTCCCTCACATTGAGAGGGAAACTTTGTAGGTACTTTCTAGTTTTTGTCCCCGtcagggggaaggggggggggcggggtgCGACACAAAAATTTCGAATGGCCAACCCCCTCATGGCCaatggtgcgtgacttttgaataaccttgTATCTATTGTGACATTCAAATAATCGCTGATTTTGGAGCTGGATTTCAGCAGCGCGAGGTGGTAGTCGGACCTGcagctgaagattcacctcAATAAAATATAGCTGTTACAATAGCTGTTTCAAGTGGCAAGGACGTCGCGTCGTGGACATACCCGAAGGAAATTGAGGAGTGCGCTTTGGACGACGCTGAGACCGTCGCTATTCTTGGGCTTGAGCCGCTCCACGATGCCAGGGCCCTCGCTCTTGGGGTCGGCGGCCTCGAGAGCCGAGCCTGCGACAACTCCGCCCTCCGGCAGGGGTGATCCCCGCGCGGAAGTCCAAGCCAGCAGCAGCCACGTCCAAAACACCCACGCCGCCGTCGCCGCCCATCTTCCACTCTTCACTATTCCTCGCATGGCCCGAGATCCTCCGCCCAATATCCACGCACCtgccacaaaaaaaatcaaaacttcagAGTATTCAGTGGTGGATCCACAGTGAGTCGGAGGAGGGGGGAACATTTTACTGGGAAACACTTCGTATGGAGAAAGGGGTCCGCAaggcctcccccggaaatttgttttaaaaaaataggtcgTTTCAGATTGAATTTTAAGCCGTTTCGGTATACAATTTgtgcattatttgaaagttgaaaattgacgaatgATACCTCTTTCATCATAATTCAATTTTAGTATAGGTATGGACTATTAGTCCGTTGCCTACATGAAAAAGCCTTGCAACTTTTGATTGGAATATGCCGCTTTCAGGGCTCATTGGTGGTGCCCTCAGGAGTAATTTTGGAGGGGGCAACACTAAGACTCGCACCTGGAGCATGATGGCGGCCGTTAAGGTCCGTCATTTTGGTGTTTTTCAAAGCGCCGTACCTCGGTTGCTATCCATCGGATTTcgaacaactttttttttcaatgatggtTATTTTCTACGAGAATAAATTTTCTCAATACCAATTTTCCCGTtggacttgaatttttttttcttaaattgggaaaaactaacatttttcaattttttggaaatttgtagGGCAAATAACTTTTTGACTCGCGAAAAAATGGATGTTTCGTCTCCTCTGATGGAATCGtagaattttctgatatttaatTTGATACGAAACAATTTTCTTGCGATAATAAATAAATTCTTGAGAGCAATTTAAGTGTTGCGCGCAGCACCGCGGGACCCGTTTCGGCGTCCTAGACGGCCGACGCGACCCTTCAGTGCGCTGTATTTCGGATGCTGTGCGATtggttttaatcattttttttttttttatgagcagATATGCTCATGAAGAATCAGctccttaaaaaattttgagtcaacgtgataatttttcaaaattttcaaaagaaatgaaaagtgtGTTGTTAGATAATCGATTCTcttgacaattttgaaaaattatcacgTTGACATCAAAATTGTTTAAGGAGCTGATTCTTCATTAGTATATCTGCTCAAATAAGAAACGATTAAAATCAATCACACAAC
This window encodes:
- the LOC109036003 gene encoding uncharacterized protein; this encodes MRGIVKSGRWAATAAWVFWTWLLLAWTSARGSPLPEGGVVAGSALEAADPKSEGPGIVERLKPKNSDGLSVVQSALLNFLRPMPIVDTITEEEKYGNDGDKFNRVGKSIVGGVEKVSEFVNKVTNIPVESVKKLSRGATEVLNNIGGRLVGLQR